The following DNA comes from Kitasatospora sp. NBC_01287.
ACCACCACGGTGGCGCCCTCCTCACCGAAGGCCAACGCGGTGGCGCGCCCGATCCCGCTGCCGGCGCCGGTGACGACCACCACCCGCTCACCCGGGCCCGGCGGACGCCCGGTCGCCTCGATCCGCCCGGCGAACTCGCGCACCAGACCCGCCACCACCGGCCCCTGTTCGAGCAGCGCGGACCAGTGGGTCGCGTTCAGCTCGCGCCGGGTCAGCTGCGGCACCCAGCGTTCCAGGCCCTCGGACAGGAACGGGCTGACGTAGTGGTCGCGGCGCAGCGTGACCAGCTGCACCGGGACCTCGGTGGGCCGCTCGCGCGGGTGGCGCAGCGTGGGACGCATGTTCGCCCGGTACAACTCGATTCCGCGAACGGCGTCCTGACGGATCGTCGGCTGCGGGTGGCCGGTGCGCGGCCGCACCCCCTCCAGGTCGCGCAGCACCCTGGGCCAGGCCCGGGCCAGGCCCAGGCGCCAGGTGGCGGGGGCCAGGAAGGGCAGGTGGAAGGCGGTGATGTACCAGGAGTGCGCTCCCTGCACCAGGAGTTGGCGCAGGTGGCGGGGGGTGGGGCGGCGCAGCCGGTGCCGGATCCAGTGGCCCATATGGTCCAGGCAGGGGCCGGACATCGTGGTGTAGGAGGCGAGTCGGCGCTCGGCGCCGGGTTCGGTGACGGCCTCCCAGGACTGCAGCGAGCCCCAGTCGTGCGCGACCACGTGCACCGGGCGGTCGGGGCGCACCGCGTCGGCCACCGCGAAGAGGTCGGCGGCCAGCAGCTCCAGGCGGTACCCGGAGCGGTCGGCCGGCGCCGAGGACTCGCCCGCGCCGCGCACGTCGTAGCGGACCACGTGGTGGTCGGCGGCCAGGTCGGCGGCCACGTCGTCCCAGACCCGGTGGGTGTCCGGATAGCCGTGCACCAGCAGCACGGTGGGTGCGGTGGGGTCGCCCTGCTCGAAGACGGCCAGGTCGACGCCCGCGCTGCGCACGGTCCGTCGGCGGACCGGGCTCGGCTGACCGGTGCTCATGCGGCCGGTGCTCATGCGGCGGCCTCCTCAAGGCTCGTCCAGCGCCGCACGTGCGGCAGGTCGTCGTCCAGCCAGTAGGCGTCGTCGTCGGTGACCACCAGCAGCTCCTCGAACTTGATCCCCACCGAACGGAAGCCGATGTGCGGCTCCACCGCCCACAGGCCGGGGGTGGGCGCGTGCCGGGAGGCGCGGCCGTCGGCCCAGAGTGGCGAACGGCCGTGCAGGCGCTCGCTGATCAGCTCCCGGCCCAGGGTCTGCAGGGTGCGCAGGCCGAAGCCGAAGAGGTTGACGCCCTTGGGCGCGCGGCTGGTGTTGCGGGTCACCTGGTGGCCGATCACCCGCCCAGGGTAGACCTGGTGGCGGTTGTCGTACCCGTGCGCGGCGATCTGGGCGTCCACCGCCGCGTAGACCTCGTCGAGCGGCTTGCGGGCCCGCACCTCGCGCAGGATCAACTCGCGGTAGACCTTGAGGTCCTGGGCGAGCCGGTCCCAGACGGGGTTGTCGCCGACCTTGCCGCCGTAACCGATGTCGGCGGTGTAGCCGTCCACCACCGGGGCGCAGTCCAGCACGTAGGGCATGCCCTCCTGCAGCACCCGGGAGCCCGCGAAGAACTGCAGCGGGGTGTGGAAGTGGCGGAACGCGGTGCGGTCGCCGAACCAGGCGAACGGGACGTGGAAGAAGTCGTCCACACCCGCGGCCACCAGGCGGCGGCGCAGCTCGGCGGTGGCCTGGCGCTCGGTCACCCCTGGCTCGATCCAGGCGGCGACCTGCTCGGCGCAGTGGTAGGCGAGCTGCTGGACCTCGCGGAAGCGGTCCAGGTCCCGGTCGGAGTAGGCGAAAGGCATCGGTCAGACCTCCAGGACCAGGGTGGTGCCCTCGGCCGCGCGGGAGACGCAGGGCAGCAGGGCGCCGCTCGCGCGCTCCTCGGCGGTGAGCCGGCGGTCGCGGTGCTCGGGGGTGCCGTCCAGCACCCGCACCCGGCAGGTGCCGCAGAACCCCTGGTGGCAGGAGTACGGCAGGTCGGGCCTGGCCTCGCGCAGCACGTCCAGCGCGGAGCGGTCGGCCGGGACGGACAGCGTCTCGCCGCCCGCGCCGAGGCGGAGGGCGAACGGGCGGCCGTCCAGGATCGGGGCGGCGCCGAAGCGCTCGTAGTGCAGGGCGGTGGCGGGCGAGGCGTCGAAGGCGTCCTGCACGGCGGCCAGCATGGGGGTCGGGCCGCAGCAGTAGACGGCGGTGCCGGGCCGGGCCCGGGCCAGCAGCTCGGCGCCGGTCGGCACGCCCGCCGTGCTGTCGGCGAGCAGGGTGACCCGGTCGGGGGCCAGCGCGAGCAGTTCCTCGGCGAAGGGCATCGAGGCGGCATCGCGCCCGGTGTGCACCAACTGCCAGTCCAGACCGCGGCGCTGGGCCTCGCGGGCCATCGGGAGCAGCGGGGTGATGCCGATCCCTCCGGCCAGCAGCAGCACCCGCGGCTCACCGCAGAAGGCGAAGCCGTTGCGCGGCCGGCGCAC
Coding sequences within:
- a CDS encoding SDR family oxidoreductase encodes the protein MSTGRMSTGQPSPVRRRTVRSAGVDLAVFEQGDPTAPTVLLVHGYPDTHRVWDDVAADLAADHHVVRYDVRGAGESSAPADRSGYRLELLAADLFAVADAVRPDRPVHVVAHDWGSLQSWEAVTEPGAERRLASYTTMSGPCLDHMGHWIRHRLRRPTPRHLRQLLVQGAHSWYITAFHLPFLAPATWRLGLARAWPRVLRDLEGVRPRTGHPQPTIRQDAVRGIELYRANMRPTLRHPRERPTEVPVQLVTLRRDHYVSPFLSEGLERWVPQLTRRELNATHWSALLEQGPVVAGLVREFAGRIEATGRPPGPGERVVVVTGAGSGIGRATALAFGEEGATVVVCDLDLAAAERTAELVTLVGGAGHAYRVDVSDGAAVDAFAQQVAAAHGVPDVLVNNAGIGHSGTFLQTTEKEWQRVLDVNLWGVIHGCRAFGALMVERGRGGHIVNLASAAAYLPSKVLAAYATSKAAVLMLSDCLRAELADSGIGVSAICPGIVNTNITRTSTFSGVSASEQAAKQARVAKLYARRGFPPEKVAAEIVKAVRTGKPVVPVTVEAKVARWVGRISPGLLRRAARINAG
- a CDS encoding M24 family metallopeptidase, whose translation is MPFAYSDRDLDRFREVQQLAYHCAEQVAAWIEPGVTERQATAELRRRLVAAGVDDFFHVPFAWFGDRTAFRHFHTPLQFFAGSRVLQEGMPYVLDCAPVVDGYTADIGYGGKVGDNPVWDRLAQDLKVYRELILREVRARKPLDEVYAAVDAQIAAHGYDNRHQVYPGRVIGHQVTRNTSRAPKGVNLFGFGLRTLQTLGRELISERLHGRSPLWADGRASRHAPTPGLWAVEPHIGFRSVGIKFEELLVVTDDDAYWLDDDLPHVRRWTSLEEAAA
- a CDS encoding PDR/VanB family oxidoreductase; translated protein: MKKQSPTSRETEPAPTAVFGRTAQLDLDTPPPDLYGRPRRDRFMHAVTTFGEVYTPALGRRLLRRNPRLPAPRSRAPLSLVVTGHRAVAEQVLELRLADPAGDALPAWQPGAHLRLTLPSGRERHYSLCGDPADRAVYRIAVRRIADGGGGSREIHDELHLGARLTVRRPRNGFAFCGEPRVLLLAGGIGITPLLPMAREAQRRGLDWQLVHTGRDAASMPFAEELLALAPDRVTLLADSTAGVPTGAELLARARPGTAVYCCGPTPMLAAVQDAFDASPATALHYERFGAAPILDGRPFALRLGAGGETLSVPADRSALDVLREARPDLPYSCHQGFCGTCRVRVLDGTPEHRDRRLTAEERASGALLPCVSRAAEGTTLVLEV